A genomic window from Flavobacterium johnsoniae includes:
- a CDS encoding lipid A phosphoethanolamine transferase — translation MKKIQLLSILFFLFHNLLQAQENDTLQSPFSEPRYHYFLKTIIFFDEYLDTDNGSFNTTQVRVLLPIGNKAWNLRFDLPLISANTNSINKTAIGDVGMGISYIPYMRNSNGIALRTRVYANTAADPNFGTGKWVVMPAVVYGKYFSEKKFLWLSTLEYQGSFAGENDRNDISVTLFENVLLHFFGKNWVAGDVAFRYNSTLDAFQNNAFVEFGRKITPNNLVYIHPSAGFGANRTYNFGIEMGVLILF, via the coding sequence ATGAAGAAAATACAATTACTTAGCATTCTATTTTTTTTATTTCACAATCTACTTCAGGCACAAGAAAATGATACTTTGCAAAGTCCTTTTTCTGAGCCTCGTTATCATTATTTTCTTAAAACAATTATTTTCTTTGACGAATATTTAGATACTGACAACGGATCATTTAATACTACACAAGTTCGAGTTTTATTACCGATCGGCAACAAAGCCTGGAACTTACGTTTCGATCTTCCTTTAATTTCGGCAAATACCAACTCAATAAATAAAACAGCTATTGGAGATGTCGGCATGGGAATTAGTTATATTCCGTACATGCGAAATAGCAACGGAATAGCCTTAAGAACAAGGGTTTATGCAAACACCGCTGCAGATCCTAATTTTGGCACAGGAAAATGGGTTGTAATGCCCGCGGTTGTTTACGGAAAATATTTTTCAGAAAAAAAGTTTCTCTGGCTCTCTACTTTAGAATATCAAGGCAGTTTTGCGGGAGAAAATGATCGAAATGATATAAGTGTTACACTTTTTGAAAATGTTTTGCTTCACTTTTTTGGAAAGAACTGGGTTGCCGGCGATGTTGCTTTTCGTTATAATTCAACTTTAGACGCTTTTCAAAATAATGCCTTTGTTGAATTTGGTCGAAAAATTACTCCAAATAATTTAGTTTACATTCACCCAAGTGCTGGTTTCGGAGCAAATAGAACTTATAATTTTGGAATTGAAATGGGTGTTTTAATCCTTTTCTAA
- a CDS encoding phosphatidylserine decarboxylase family protein encodes MFHKEGGPSILLGTVFTVAVLLIADKFIDISWLRMLVQFAALLILIIILQFFRNPKRIAIRNSDHILAPVDGKVVVIEEVYEGEYFKDKRLQVSIFMSPINVHVTRYAMDGIIKFSKYHPGKFLVAWHPKASEENERTTVVIENETFGAILYRQIAGALARRIVNYAKEGMQVVQGTDAGFIKFGSRVDLFLPLGTPINVELNQKAIGGKTIIATKA; translated from the coding sequence ATGTTTCATAAAGAAGGTGGCCCGTCTATTTTATTAGGTACTGTTTTTACAGTAGCTGTACTTTTAATTGCTGATAAATTCATCGATATTTCTTGGCTGAGAATGCTTGTTCAATTTGCAGCTCTTTTAATCTTGATTATTATCTTACAATTCTTTAGAAATCCGAAAAGAATTGCAATTAGAAACAGCGACCATATCCTTGCTCCTGTAGATGGAAAAGTGGTAGTTATTGAAGAAGTTTATGAAGGAGAATATTTTAAAGATAAACGCTTACAGGTTTCTATTTTTATGTCGCCAATCAATGTGCACGTAACACGTTACGCAATGGATGGTATTATTAAATTTAGCAAATATCACCCAGGAAAGTTTCTTGTAGCTTGGCACCCAAAAGCTAGTGAAGAAAACGAAAGAACTACAGTAGTTATCGAAAATGAAACTTTTGGAGCAATTTTATACAGACAAATCGCTGGCGCATTGGCGCGTAGAATTGTAAATTATGCTAAAGAAGGAATGCAAGTTGTTCAAGGAACAGATGCAGGTTTCATAAAATTTGGTTCAAGAGTAGATTTATTTTTACCTTTAGGTACACCGATTAATGTTGAGTTAAATCAGAAAGCAATTGGTGGAAAAACAATTATTGCGACAAAGGCATAA
- a CDS encoding superoxide dismutase: MKKNVVLFSTLASFLLLFSCKEDKLVEVVEVPLPTKEEKISIGSPNDVKADPGSFEMTKLPFNYDGLAPDIRTLTLETHYSKHYLSYTNNFNKEIVSTEFENMPIEDILKKMDLNNAKLRQNAGGYYNHTLYFNILTPKEQTPKDTLAGSINKEFGSFNNLTNQFKAQSEKQFGSGWVWLVVDRYGKLQITTTENQDNPLMRNALIPGTPIMGIDLWEHAYYLDYQNRKGSYINAFYQHINWEKVNEYYVEALKKVKKV, from the coding sequence ATGAAGAAAAACGTTGTTCTTTTTAGCACTTTAGCTTCATTTTTACTATTATTTTCCTGTAAAGAAGACAAGCTGGTCGAGGTTGTTGAAGTTCCGCTTCCAACTAAAGAAGAAAAAATATCTATTGGTTCTCCAAATGACGTTAAAGCCGATCCAGGTTCTTTTGAAATGACAAAACTGCCATTTAATTATGACGGTCTTGCTCCAGATATTAGAACTTTGACTTTAGAAACACATTATTCTAAACATTATTTATCTTACACAAATAATTTTAATAAGGAAATCGTTTCGACTGAGTTCGAAAACATGCCGATTGAAGATATTTTAAAAAAGATGGATTTGAATAATGCCAAACTTCGTCAGAATGCCGGCGGTTATTATAATCATACGCTTTATTTTAATATTTTGACTCCGAAAGAACAAACTCCTAAAGATACTTTAGCAGGTTCTATCAATAAAGAATTTGGTTCTTTTAATAATTTAACAAATCAATTTAAAGCACAATCTGAAAAGCAATTTGGTTCAGGTTGGGTTTGGCTTGTTGTAGATAGATACGGAAAATTACAAATTACAACAACTGAAAACCAAGATAATCCGTTGATGCGAAATGCTTTAATTCCGGGAACTCCAATTATGGGAATTGATCTTTGGGAACACGCTTATTATCTAGATTATCAAAATAGAAAAGGAAGTTATATTAATGCTTTCTACCAGCATATTAATTGGGAGAAAGTAAACGAATATTACGTCGAAGCCCTCAAAAAGGTTAAAAAAGTATAA
- a CDS encoding aspartate aminotransferase family protein produces MNPDFIKYQAQTSPYPLGMEVSHAIGSYIYDTNDKKYLDFVAGVSACTLGHQHPRVNQAIKDQLDKYSHVMVYGEYSQSPAVQYCKLMASLLPESLNKTYLVNSGTEAIEGALKLAKRTTGRSQLISCHNAYHGNTMGSMSVMGFEERKQAFRPLLPDVDFITFNNEEDLQKITTRTAAILLETIQGGAGFIQPENNFLEKVRKRCDEVGALMIVDEIQPGFGRTGKLFGFQNYDVIPDIVVMGKGMGGGMPVGAFTASAEKMDLLTENPKLGHITTFGGHPVIASACLATLQELTETNLMSETLNKEKLFRSLLVHPLITEVRGKGLMLAAMTESAEITNEVILNCQDKGLILFWLLFEGCAIRITPPLTISENEIREGCAIILEVMDEILKKSKA; encoded by the coding sequence ATGAATCCAGATTTTATAAAATATCAAGCACAAACTTCTCCTTATCCATTGGGAATGGAGGTTTCTCATGCCATTGGTTCTTACATATACGACACAAACGATAAAAAATATTTAGATTTTGTTGCCGGAGTTTCGGCTTGTACTTTAGGGCATCAACACCCGAGAGTAAATCAAGCGATAAAAGATCAGCTAGACAAATATTCTCATGTAATGGTTTATGGTGAATATTCTCAAAGTCCAGCCGTTCAATATTGTAAATTAATGGCTTCGCTCCTTCCAGAATCTTTAAATAAAACCTATTTAGTAAATTCTGGAACTGAAGCAATTGAAGGTGCTTTAAAATTAGCCAAAAGAACTACGGGTCGCAGTCAACTGATTTCTTGCCATAATGCCTATCACGGAAACACAATGGGTTCTATGAGCGTTATGGGTTTTGAAGAAAGAAAACAAGCTTTTAGACCGCTGCTTCCAGATGTAGATTTCATTACTTTTAATAACGAAGAAGATCTACAAAAAATAACAACTAGAACAGCCGCGATTCTTTTAGAAACTATTCAAGGCGGAGCAGGTTTTATTCAGCCAGAAAACAATTTTCTTGAAAAAGTCCGTAAACGTTGCGATGAAGTTGGAGCTTTGATGATTGTTGATGAAATTCAGCCAGGATTTGGAAGAACAGGCAAACTATTTGGTTTTCAAAACTACGATGTTATTCCAGACATTGTTGTAATGGGAAAAGGAATGGGTGGCGGAATGCCAGTTGGTGCTTTTACAGCTTCTGCCGAGAAAATGGATCTTTTAACCGAAAATCCAAAATTAGGACATATTACTACTTTTGGTGGACACCCTGTCATTGCGTCAGCTTGTTTGGCTACTTTGCAAGAATTAACTGAAACAAATTTGATGTCGGAAACCTTAAATAAGGAAAAACTCTTCAGATCGCTTTTGGTACATCCTTTGATTACAGAAGTTAGAGGAAAAGGATTAATGCTGGCTGCCATGACAGAATCTGCGGAAATCACTAATGAAGTCATTTTAAATTGCCAAGATAAAGGATTGATCTTATTCTGGCTTTTATTTGAAGGTTGCGCAATTAGAATTACACCGCCTTTAACTATTTCAGAAAACGAAATTAGAGAAGGCTGCGCAATTATTTTGGAAGTTATGGATGAAATTTTAAAAAAGAGCAAAGCTTAA
- a CDS encoding shikimate dehydrogenase family protein: MVDILLRRRFGLLGRNISYSFSKGYFTEKFDNEVFAGNSYENFDISEINYFTELIKNNPDLKGLNVTIPYKEQVIPFLDKLSKKATLIGAVNTIKFTKNGKLKGYNTDYYGFKKSLEPLLEPHHKKALILGTGGASKGVAFALDELNIPYTFVSREAKENIIDYDLINATTFDNFQIIINCTPVGTSPNVDACPNLPYEFFTEKHIAYDLIYNPAETTFLKKAKEKGAVIKNGLDMLIFQAEKAWKIWNK, encoded by the coding sequence ATGGTTGATATTTTATTAAGAAGACGTTTTGGATTATTAGGACGCAACATTAGCTACTCATTTTCAAAAGGTTATTTTACAGAAAAATTTGACAATGAAGTTTTTGCTGGTAACAGCTACGAAAATTTTGATATTTCTGAAATTAACTATTTTACAGAATTGATTAAAAACAATCCTGATTTAAAAGGATTAAATGTAACTATTCCATATAAAGAACAAGTAATTCCATTCTTAGATAAACTATCAAAAAAAGCAACTTTAATTGGTGCTGTTAACACTATAAAATTTACCAAAAACGGAAAATTAAAAGGATACAACACTGATTATTACGGATTTAAAAAATCTTTAGAACCATTATTAGAGCCTCACCATAAAAAAGCCCTTATTTTAGGAACTGGTGGCGCTTCTAAAGGTGTTGCTTTCGCGTTAGACGAATTAAATATTCCGTATACATTTGTTTCCAGAGAAGCAAAAGAAAACATAATTGATTATGATTTGATTAATGCTACAACATTTGACAACTTTCAAATCATAATTAACTGTACACCAGTTGGAACAAGTCCAAACGTTGATGCTTGTCCAAACTTGCCTTATGAGTTCTTTACAGAAAAACATATTGCTTACGATTTAATTTATAATCCGGCTGAAACTACTTTTCTAAAAAAAGCAAAAGAAAAAGGTGCGGTTATAAAAAATGGTCTTGACATGCTTATTTTTCAAGCCGAAAAAGCTTGGAAAATCTGGAATAAATAA
- a CDS encoding tetratricopeptide repeat protein — protein MQLSNEEEDYNLSLSKFESMLKTNKVLFFDSEEFEEIILHYLDIGKANLAKKALKLALDQHPKSTGLKLVQVEMLVYDDKLELAEKLLNELYAIEPNNEEIYIQKANICSKRDQHEKAVELLKIALQYTDDYADVYNLIGMEYLFMDNLELAKENFIKCLEEDLEDQSALYNVVYCFEFLDQNQEAIVYLNEYINRNPYSEIAWHQLGRLHYGVKEYENAIRAFDYATLIDDEFLGAFMEKAKAYERLKKYNEAIESYNRTIELDDATSYALLRIGKCYEKLGNLAKAIQYYNQTVHEDPLLDKGWIAITDFHLRQKNYQKALFFVNKALAIDNQNRLYWKRYATINKQMNFFEEAEFGYRKAVEFGDYALDTWLFWVDILKFLGEFESAIQTLLQATEYFPEENEIEYRLAGLYFMIQDNTKAKFHLSNGLRLNFDNYILIEDLFPVVWSRKTVKNYIEKHRK, from the coding sequence ATGCAATTAAGCAACGAAGAAGAAGATTATAACCTATCCCTATCTAAATTTGAGTCTATGTTAAAAACTAACAAAGTACTCTTTTTTGATTCTGAAGAATTCGAAGAAATAATTCTTCATTATTTAGACATAGGTAAGGCTAATTTAGCAAAAAAGGCCTTAAAACTTGCGTTAGACCAGCACCCAAAATCTACGGGCTTAAAATTAGTACAAGTAGAAATGCTGGTTTATGACGACAAACTCGAGTTAGCAGAAAAGCTTTTGAATGAGTTATACGCAATTGAACCAAACAACGAGGAAATTTATATCCAAAAAGCCAATATTTGTTCCAAGAGAGATCAGCACGAAAAAGCAGTTGAATTACTAAAAATTGCTTTGCAGTATACTGATGATTATGCCGATGTGTACAACTTGATCGGAATGGAATATCTTTTTATGGATAATCTTGAATTGGCAAAAGAAAACTTCATTAAATGTCTTGAAGAAGATTTAGAAGACCAATCTGCTCTTTATAACGTCGTATATTGCTTTGAATTTTTAGATCAAAATCAAGAAGCGATTGTTTATCTGAACGAATATATCAACAGAAATCCTTACAGCGAAATCGCTTGGCATCAGCTTGGTCGCCTTCATTACGGTGTAAAGGAATATGAAAATGCAATTCGAGCATTTGATTATGCAACACTTATTGATGATGAATTTTTAGGTGCTTTTATGGAAAAAGCAAAAGCTTACGAACGCCTAAAAAAATACAACGAAGCGATTGAAAGCTATAACAGAACCATCGAATTAGACGATGCAACATCGTATGCGCTACTTCGAATTGGTAAATGTTATGAAAAGCTTGGAAACTTAGCAAAAGCTATTCAATATTACAACCAAACGGTTCATGAAGATCCGCTTTTAGATAAAGGCTGGATTGCGATTACTGATTTTCATCTTCGCCAGAAAAACTATCAGAAAGCATTGTTTTTTGTAAATAAAGCTTTAGCAATCGACAATCAAAATCGTTTGTATTGGAAAAGATACGCTACTATCAACAAACAAATGAACTTTTTTGAAGAAGCAGAATTTGGCTATAGAAAAGCGGTAGAATTTGGAGATTACGCACTTGATACTTGGTTGTTTTGGGTTGATATTCTTAAATTTTTAGGCGAATTCGAAAGTGCTATTCAGACTTTATTGCAGGCTACAGAATATTTTCCTGAAGAAAACGAAATCGAATATCGTTTAGCTGGATTGTATTTTATGATCCAAGATAACACAAAAGCTAAATTTCATTTAAGCAATGGTTTACGATTAAATTTTGATAACTATATCTTAATTGAAGATTTATTTCCTGTAGTTTGGTCAAGAAAAACAGTAAAAAATTATATAGAAAAACATAGAAAATAA
- a CDS encoding acyl-CoA-binding protein produces MADKDLDIRFAKAVEIAMTMTQASLPQDVQLRLYAYYKQATFGTAVYNQSENFDLRDAFKTNAWMQISHISIDEAKENYIEIINSLTSK; encoded by the coding sequence ATGGCTGATAAAGATTTAGATATTCGCTTTGCTAAAGCTGTAGAAATTGCTATGACAATGACTCAGGCATCGCTGCCGCAAGATGTGCAGCTGAGATTGTATGCGTATTATAAACAAGCAACTTTTGGAACTGCCGTTTACAATCAATCTGAAAATTTCGATTTGAGAGACGCTTTTAAAACCAATGCTTGGATGCAGATAAGCCATATTTCTATTGATGAGGCCAAAGAAAATTACATTGAGATTATCAATTCATTAACATCAAAATAA
- a CDS encoding alpha-amylase family protein: MIKSKFIAVGIATTMLFSGCKTKDLKMSEVKENHSNDKKIVVYQVFTRLFGNKNTNNKPWGTIEENGVGKFNDFTDKALHEIKDLGVNYIWYTGVPHHALVNDYTAYGISNDDPEVVKGRAGSPYAVKDYYNVNPDLAVDPAKRLEEFEALIKRTHNAGLKVIIDIVPNHIARKYEGKSNPEGVKDFGADDDVTIEYKRDNNFYYIPNEHFEIPDGDNPLNGEKNPLIDGKFDENPAKWTGNGSRKFKPDQNDWYETVKVNYGVRPDGTKDFPELPAGFDQKSYQEHFAFWQDKDVPNSWKKFRDIALYWTAKGVDGFRYDMAEMVPYEFWSYMNSSIKMKNPKAFLLAEVYNPNEYRNYIRLGKMDYLYDKVETYDKLKDVIRGKSSPDELTNIQKGMSDIEHHMLHFLDNHDEQRLASPEFAGTPERGKPLMVVSATISTSPTMIYFGQEVGEAGNEDAGFGKRSRTSIFDYIGVPNHQRWMNDGKFDGGQLFESEKQLRDFYKRLLNFTINSSALMGNFEEIQSANRQNNEEYDALLYSYVRWSEKQKLIVIANFSSEKESEFELKVPSTIISKWNLKDGSYVLVDKLYSDSKTYLTVKNGEGSARVKIKPSESFIYEVN, encoded by the coding sequence ATGATAAAAAGTAAGTTTATTGCTGTCGGAATCGCAACAACCATGCTGTTTTCAGGATGCAAAACAAAAGATTTAAAAATGAGTGAAGTAAAAGAAAATCATTCTAATGATAAGAAAATTGTAGTATATCAAGTTTTTACACGCCTATTCGGAAATAAAAATACCAATAACAAACCTTGGGGGACAATTGAGGAAAACGGAGTTGGAAAATTTAATGATTTTACAGATAAAGCACTTCACGAAATAAAAGATTTAGGTGTTAATTACATTTGGTATACAGGTGTGCCACATCATGCTTTGGTAAATGATTATACAGCTTACGGAATCTCAAATGACGATCCAGAAGTAGTAAAAGGACGTGCGGGTTCGCCTTATGCAGTAAAAGATTATTATAATGTGAATCCAGATTTGGCGGTTGATCCTGCAAAACGTTTGGAGGAATTTGAAGCTTTGATTAAACGAACGCACAACGCGGGTTTAAAAGTGATTATCGACATTGTTCCGAATCATATTGCTAGAAAATATGAAGGGAAATCAAATCCTGAAGGCGTAAAAGATTTTGGTGCAGATGATGATGTAACGATTGAATACAAAAGAGATAATAATTTCTATTACATTCCAAATGAACATTTTGAAATTCCAGATGGCGATAATCCTTTAAATGGAGAAAAAAATCCTTTAATTGATGGGAAGTTTGATGAAAACCCCGCAAAATGGACAGGAAATGGTTCTAGAAAATTCAAACCAGATCAAAATGACTGGTATGAAACGGTAAAAGTAAATTATGGCGTTCGTCCTGACGGAACCAAGGATTTTCCTGAACTTCCTGCGGGATTTGATCAAAAATCATATCAAGAACATTTTGCTTTTTGGCAAGATAAAGATGTGCCGAATTCATGGAAAAAATTTAGAGATATCGCTTTATACTGGACAGCAAAAGGGGTTGACGGATTTCGTTATGATATGGCAGAAATGGTTCCGTATGAATTTTGGAGCTACATGAATTCTTCAATCAAAATGAAAAATCCTAAAGCATTTCTATTGGCAGAAGTTTATAATCCGAATGAATATCGAAATTACATTCGTTTAGGAAAAATGGATTATTTGTATGATAAAGTAGAAACTTATGATAAACTGAAAGATGTTATTCGCGGCAAATCTTCTCCTGACGAATTAACAAATATCCAAAAAGGAATGTCTGATATTGAACATCATATGCTTCATTTCTTAGATAATCATGATGAACAGCGTTTGGCAAGTCCAGAATTTGCGGGAACTCCAGAAAGAGGAAAACCTTTAATGGTTGTGTCGGCAACAATCAGTACTTCTCCAACCATGATTTATTTTGGGCAAGAAGTAGGAGAGGCAGGAAATGAAGATGCAGGTTTTGGAAAACGCTCAAGAACTTCGATTTTTGATTACATTGGAGTTCCAAATCATCAGCGTTGGATGAACGATGGAAAGTTTGACGGAGGGCAATTGTTTGAATCAGAAAAACAGCTTCGTGATTTTTACAAACGTTTGCTGAATTTTACCATAAATAGCAGTGCTTTGATGGGAAATTTTGAAGAAATTCAATCAGCAAATCGTCAAAATAATGAAGAGTATGATGCTTTGTTGTATTCTTATGTTCGTTGGTCAGAAAAACAAAAACTAATTGTGATTGCAAATTTTTCTTCAGAAAAAGAAAGCGAATTTGAATTAAAAGTTCCTTCGACTATTATTTCAAAATGGAATCTAAAAGACGGTTCTTACGTACTTGTAGATAAATTATATTCAGATAGCAAAACGTATCTTACCGTTAAAAATGGTGAAGGTTCTGCAAGAGTAAAAATAAAACCTTCTGAATCTTTTATTTACGAAGTAAATTAA
- a CDS encoding OstA-like protein: protein MKKSLFYIFYGLLFLSIQSTFAQVKAKAKTQAQGQKTKEIIIENSDDVQVNEALVPGGVLLSGNVKLIHDGVTMTCNKAYLFKKENYLKAFGDVQLNQGDTLFLNSKYAEYNGNFKKAFATGNAVMTSPDATLQTDTINFDRNVQEAFYNTKGTIVNKDNTLVSKSGRYYATEKKFQFLTEVVITNPKYVIKSNHLDYYSNSGHTYLLGPSTITSKENYIYTEKGFYDTKKNLAHFLRKSYIKYDDRLIEGDSLFYNRNTEFASATRNVKITDSINKGIVKGHYAELYKLKDSMFVTKRAVAINLVENDSVYIHGQKLMVTGKEGERILRAYKNVRFFKIDMSGKCDSIHSDSKTALTKLIGKPILWNGESQITGDVMHLIGDNQTRKIDSLKVLNNTFVISRDTLGTGFNQVKGLNLFGKFRDGKLHDVDVIKNTEVVYFMRNNTNELIGINKNVSSKINMILENNAIETITFFNKVDGDIYPEDELPENARKLRGMVWRADERIKSKDDIFTAEDNEMNEKLIKQGKEEEEKGKNVPMKVRKETLNYDKKKPAAKPASKETQKNSK from the coding sequence TTGAAGAAATCACTCTTTTACATATTTTACGGTCTGCTTTTTTTAAGCATCCAATCTACATTTGCACAAGTAAAAGCTAAAGCTAAAACACAAGCACAAGGACAAAAAACTAAAGAAATAATTATAGAGAACTCGGACGATGTTCAAGTTAATGAAGCTTTGGTGCCAGGAGGAGTACTACTTAGCGGTAACGTAAAATTAATTCATGATGGCGTTACAATGACTTGTAATAAAGCCTATCTTTTTAAGAAAGAAAATTATTTAAAGGCTTTTGGAGATGTTCAACTAAATCAAGGAGATACTTTATTTCTAAACAGTAAATATGCCGAATATAACGGAAATTTCAAAAAAGCTTTTGCTACAGGAAATGCCGTTATGACTTCTCCAGATGCAACCCTGCAAACAGATACTATTAATTTTGATAGAAATGTTCAAGAAGCTTTTTACAATACAAAAGGTACAATTGTCAATAAAGATAATACTTTGGTAAGTAAATCTGGAAGATATTATGCTACAGAAAAGAAATTTCAGTTTTTAACCGAAGTTGTGATTACGAATCCAAAATATGTAATCAAATCGAATCATTTGGATTATTACAGTAATTCTGGACACACTTATTTACTTGGGCCTTCGACTATTACGAGTAAAGAAAATTACATTTATACAGAAAAAGGTTTTTACGATACAAAAAAGAATCTAGCGCATTTTCTCAGGAAATCATATATCAAATATGATGACAGACTAATAGAAGGCGATAGTTTATTTTATAATCGAAATACCGAATTTGCATCGGCAACGCGAAATGTAAAAATTACAGATTCTATCAATAAAGGAATTGTAAAAGGACATTATGCCGAGCTTTACAAGCTTAAAGATTCTATGTTTGTTACTAAAAGAGCCGTTGCCATTAATTTGGTTGAAAATGATTCGGTTTATATTCATGGTCAAAAACTTATGGTAACTGGAAAAGAAGGAGAAAGAATTTTGAGAGCTTATAAAAATGTTCGTTTTTTTAAAATCGATATGAGTGGCAAGTGTGATTCTATACATTCAGACTCCAAAACTGCATTAACAAAATTAATTGGAAAACCGATTCTTTGGAACGGAGAAAGCCAGATTACTGGAGATGTTATGCACTTAATTGGTGACAATCAGACCAGAAAAATTGACTCTTTAAAAGTTCTCAACAACACTTTTGTCATTTCTCGGGATACGCTCGGAACTGGTTTTAATCAGGTAAAAGGGCTGAATTTATTTGGAAAATTCCGAGATGGAAAACTTCACGATGTTGATGTTATTAAAAATACTGAAGTTGTGTATTTTATGAGAAATAATACCAACGAATTGATTGGAATCAACAAAAATGTCAGCAGTAAAATCAATATGATATTGGAAAATAATGCAATAGAAACAATTACGTTTTTCAATAAAGTTGATGGAGATATTTATCCAGAAGATGAATTGCCTGAAAATGCTCGAAAACTGCGCGGAATGGTTTGGCGTGCCGATGAAAGAATAAAATCTAAAGATGATATTTTTACTGCGGAGGACAATGAAATGAACGAAAAACTTATTAAACAAGGCAAAGAGGAAGAAGAAAAAGGTAAAAATGTTCCGATGAAAGTCAGGAAGGAAACTTTGAATTACGATAAAAAGAAACCTGCTGCAAAACCTGCTTCGAAAGAAACTCAAAAAAACAGCAAGTAG
- a CDS encoding glycoside hydrolase family 130 protein, producing MKDIANRFIENPLLSPSDLPPSREGLEISCLLNPGVFQFEDKIWLAVRVAERPKQKGNIISFPILTNTGSIQIIEIAKDHPELTATDARVINYQGVDYLTTLSHIRLLCSEDGKHFYEPEGYPHLVGEGILETFGIEDCRVSFIEGKYYLTFTSVSDNGVGVGLRTTTDWKNFEKHGMIFPAHNKDCAIFEEKINGLFYALHRPSSVDIGGNYIWIASSPDGIHWGNHECLVKTRKNLWDSKRVGAGAAPIKTEKGWLEIYHGANEAHQYCLGAFLMDLENPSKIISRTEEPIMFPKTDYELSGFFGNVVFTNGHILEPDGDTLTIYYGASDEFVCGATFSIKEILSLLKEI from the coding sequence ATGAAAGATATTGCCAATCGTTTTATAGAAAATCCATTACTTTCTCCGTCAGATTTACCTCCTAGCAGAGAAGGCTTAGAAATTAGCTGTTTATTAAATCCTGGTGTGTTTCAATTTGAGGATAAAATCTGGCTTGCTGTGCGAGTTGCCGAAAGACCTAAGCAAAAAGGAAATATTATTTCGTTTCCAATTTTAACAAATACAGGATCTATTCAAATTATTGAAATCGCAAAAGATCATCCTGAACTTACAGCAACAGATGCCCGTGTAATTAATTATCAAGGTGTAGATTATTTAACAACTTTATCGCACATTAGATTATTATGCAGTGAAGACGGAAAACACTTTTACGAACCCGAAGGTTATCCACATTTGGTTGGCGAAGGAATTTTAGAAACTTTTGGAATTGAAGATTGCCGTGTATCTTTTATTGAAGGGAAATATTACCTGACATTTACTTCTGTTTCTGACAATGGTGTTGGCGTTGGTTTAAGAACTACAACAGACTGGAAAAACTTTGAAAAACACGGAATGATTTTTCCTGCTCACAACAAAGACTGTGCGATTTTCGAAGAAAAAATAAACGGATTATTTTACGCTTTACATCGCCCGAGCAGTGTAGATATTGGTGGTAATTATATTTGGATTGCTTCTTCTCCAGATGGCATTCATTGGGGAAATCATGAATGCCTTGTAAAAACTAGAAAAAATCTTTGGGATAGCAAAAGAGTTGGTGCTGGCGCTGCTCCGATAAAAACTGAAAAAGGCTGGCTTGAGATTTATCATGGCGCAAACGAAGCGCATCAATATTGTTTAGGCGCTTTTTTAATGGATTTAGAAAATCCTTCCAAAATAATTTCAAGAACTGAAGAACCTATAATGTTTCCAAAAACGGATTATGAATTAAGCGGATTTTTTGGAAATGTGGTTTTTACAAACGGTCACATTCTGGAACCTGACGGCGATACATTGACTATTTATTATGGCGCATCAGATGAATTTGTCTGCGGCGCTACCTTTTCAATTAAAGAAATTCTTTCGCTTTTAAAAGAAATATAA